Below is a window of Parcubacteria group bacterium DNA.
CCTTTGCATGCCTTTGATTTCAATAAAATTGGAAATGGAAAATCGGTAAATATAAAAGTTAGAAAGGCGGGAGATGGAGAAGAAATAAAATTATTAGACGAAACTGTTAAAAAACTATCTTCCGATGATTTGGTTATTGCCAATGAGAGCAAGGCCCTGGCAATTGCCGGAGTTATGGGAGGAGAAGATTCCGGAATCAATGAAAATACACTTTCTATTGTCCTGGAATCCGCCAATTTCAATGCCACCTCAATCCGAAGAACTAGAACCAGGCAGAATATCAAAACAGAGGCTTCCGACAGATACGAAAAAGAAATTGATCCAAACTTAACAGAAATTGCGATAGCAAGATTGATTGGAATTATCGAATCTTTTGGCGGAAAGTTTGAAGGAATTGTTGATGTTTATCCAAAACCAGCCAAGGAATGGAAAATAAAATTAAATTTGGAATATGCTAGCAAGCTATTGGGAGAAAAAATACCAGAAAAGCAAGCGCTAAAAATATTGAATTTACTGGGACTAAAAACTTCCGGCAAAGGTAAGATGATAACTGTAAAAATTCCAACCATCCGAATTGATCTTAAAACTCAGGAAGATTTAATTGAAGAACTTGGAAGAATTTACGGATATGAGAAAATAGAATCAAGTTCTCCAATCGTTTCCATTCAAGCGGCAAAGATAAATAAATTGAGAAAGTTTGAAAGAACGGTGAAAGAAATTCTTTCCGGAATCGGGTTTTCTGAAATTTATAATTATTCCTTCTATAGCTTAAAAGATGCAGGACTGGCGAATTTGTCTGAAATAAAGCATCTTGAACTGGAAAATCCAATGAATCCCGATCAGGCTTTGCTTCGGACAAGCCTTATTCCCAATATTCTCAAGAATATCAGGGAAAATCTAAAGAATCTCAATGATTTTTGCATTTTTGAAATCGGAAAAATCTATTTTCCCAACAGAGAAGTTCTTCCGGAAGAAAAGAATATGCTAGTCGGGGCGATAGTTTTAGAAAAAGACAAGAAAGCCGAAAGTTTTTTTGAGTTAAAGGGTTATGCAGACGCTCTCTTTGAAAAACTGGGAATTGCAGATTATTATTTTGATAATCTTGAATGCTCTTCAAGCAGCGCCTCTCTAGCACTTTGGCACGAAACTAGATGCTCGGAGCTTAAAATCAAAGGAAAAAATGAAGGTTTTGGATATTTGGGAGAAGTTAATCCTCTGGTGCTAGCCAATTTTGACATCCATA
It encodes the following:
- the pheT gene encoding phenylalanine--tRNA ligase subunit beta; amino-acid sequence: MKYSYNWLRDLSKTNKTADQIIDALMMHSFEVEGIEKKGEGLEKVVIGKILEINKHPNADRLQLTKIDIGAMKLDIVCGASNIKVGDKVPVAIIGAILPGNFEIKEAEIRGVKSYGMLCAEDELGLGKNHSGIFILDEETKIGEKISKTLGLDDTTFEIKVLPDRGHDCLSHIGVARELAALENKEFDYKIKKIVTKKTSALTVKIEDKNLCPRYMGAVMTGIKVQESPSWMKNRLQAIGVNPINNIVDATNYVMMELGQPLHAFDFNKIGNGKSVNIKVRKAGDGEEIKLLDETVKKLSSDDLVIANESKALAIAGVMGGEDSGINENTLSIVLESANFNATSIRRTRTRQNIKTEASDRYEKEIDPNLTEIAIARLIGIIESFGGKFEGIVDVYPKPAKEWKIKLNLEYASKLLGEKIPEKQALKILNLLGLKTSGKGKMITVKIPTIRIDLKTQEDLIEELGRIYGYEKIESSSPIVSIQAAKINKLRKFERTVKEILSGIGFSEIYNYSFYSLKDAGLANLSEIKHLELENPMNPDQALLRTSLIPNILKNIRENLKNLNDFCIFEIGKIYFPNREVLPEEKNMLVGAIVLEKDKKAESFFELKGYADALFEKLGIADYYFDNLECSSSSASLALWHETRCSELKIKGKNEGFGYLGEVNPLVLANFDIHKRVAMFEFNMGELRKISKPEKEFIQIRKYPVSSRDISMLASLEIKVDDILKNIRKSGGSLVLNVELFDIFDFKEKNETSFAFRIFFGAPERTLKNEEVDEIIGKIIQNLEKDFKVKVRK